The genomic region GCCGATCTCGCGCATGATCGAGGGGCCGAGCACGCGCGTGTCGTGCGGCGACTGCAGCGCTTCGAGCAGGCGCAGCACCGCGTCGGCGAGCGGCGCGCCAAGCGGCGTCGAGCAGATGCTGTCCGGCTCGCTCGCGGACGCGCCGTGGGTTTCCTCCAGCAGCATCGCGAGCTCGGCGATCACGCCGAGGTCGATGCGCACCGAGATCGCCAGGAACGGGCCGTGCGGCGCCGTGTAGGTTTCGCATTCGAACGGCAGCGGCACCGACAGCACCAGATACTGGCGTTCGTCGTAGACGAACGTGCGCTCGCCGACGTAGCCGACCTTGCGGCCCTGGCAGACGATCACGATGCTCGGCTCGTAGAGCACCGGGCAGCGCGGCACGCGGGCGCCCACGCGCAGGAAGCGCACGCCTTCGAGCGCCGCGTCGGTCGAGCCGTTGTTCGGCGCGAGCCGGTCGATCAGCTCGATCATGCGCCGCTGCACGCGCAGGTCGCCGTCCGGTATGAGGGGTTCGAAGCTCATTGCGCGTTCGTTGCCGGTAATAGGATCAGGCTTGCAATCTAGCACCGCGCCCGGCCGGTGCGTGGCGCATTTTCGCAAATCGAGAGGAATAGGCAAAGCTTCAAGACCTTCAGGTATATCGAGGCCACGCCCCCGTGCTTAGTATGGAAGCCCGTTTCGCGCCGCCGGCCGCTGCGGCGGGCGCGCGCGGATGTTTCGAATCCCACGGTAAGGAGCCTCCCCATGAGCACGACTTACGCCTACGCGGCGCAGAGCGCAACCAGCCCGCTCGCGCCCATGCAGATCGAGCGCCGCGCGCTGCGCGAGCTCGACGTCCAGATCGAAATCCTCTACTGCGGCGTCTGCCATTCCGACCTGCACCAGGCCCGCAACGAATGGCGCAATTCGATCTACCCGGTGGTGCCGGGCCACGAGATCGTCGGCCGCGTCACGGCCGTCGGCCCCGAGGTCAGCCGCTTCAAGGCGGGCGACCTGGTCGGCGTCGGCTGCCTGGTCGATTCGTGCCGCACCTGCGCGAGCTGCTCGGAAGGCCTCGAGCAATACTGTGAAAACGGCTTCGTCGGCACCTACAACGGCCAGGACCGCGTGACGGGCG from Burkholderia glumae LMG 2196 = ATCC 33617 harbors:
- a CDS encoding AraC family transcriptional regulator, which translates into the protein MSFEPLIPDGDLRVQRRMIELIDRLAPNNGSTDAALEGVRFLRVGARVPRCPVLYEPSIVIVCQGRKVGYVGERTFVYDERQYLVLSVPLPFECETYTAPHGPFLAISVRIDLGVIAELAMLLEETHGASASEPDSICSTPLGAPLADAVLRLLEALQSPHDTRVLGPSIMREIGYRVLTGERGDAIRAALGQRHHFGRIAKALRRIHLDLGGEHSIDALAAEAGMSAAVFHTHFRSVTGTSPMQYVKATRLHNARLMMVQEGVSAAAAAARVGYASASQFSREFKRMFGRSPGDEVRWVQANGLVVNGEPAEIN